One part of the Lycium ferocissimum isolate CSIRO_LF1 chromosome 8, AGI_CSIRO_Lferr_CH_V1, whole genome shotgun sequence genome encodes these proteins:
- the LOC132066440 gene encoding uncharacterized protein LOC132066440, with amino-acid sequence MNGSARVNDIEDATGIVELVGPSSITTVDSESSIDISDDQIAPLLTQSERPKINIFTIAYPRQKLNKEEVIRVVEPDKSPLLQFIFWLWNGSGYSGLLCVVLSSTIYSMMEVVSDVFTAQAVPLFEIAFARCTVVLILSFVWLRRSGQPIFGPTSARKLFVLRALSGCISLLSFIYSIQRLPVSQAIILSFIAPIMASTVARVTLHEKLKIAEIGGLASSFFGVLFIFQPMVKTQGAFPSSIEVSESHIFAVLVGLFSSVATGVTYCLTRAGAKAADQPVLPVLAFALLASPATAISTFAFENFVLPSFYSFLLMAVLGVLAFFAEITLARGLQLEKTSRVANILFIEVALSQFLGMGSSRIIPSFGRLVGCIIILISACCTMYIGPEKEIE; translated from the exons ATGAACGGTAGCGCAAGAGTCAACGACATTGAAGACGCAACCGGTATAGTTGAATTGGTGGGGCCATCTTCGATTACAACCGTTGATTCTGAATCTTCAATTGACATTTCTGATGATCAAATTGCTCCTCTTTTGACCCAATCAGAGAGGCCTAAGATCAATATCTTCACCATTGCTTATCCTAGGCAAAAACTCAATAAG GAGGAAGTTATAAGAGTAGTTGAACCCGACAAATCACCCCTTCTGCAGTTTATTTTCTGGCTCTGGAATGGATCTGGGTACTCTGGTCTGCTATGCGTAGTCCTGTCATCTACAATCTATTCCATGATGGAAGTTGTTTCAGATGTTTTTACTG CTCAAGCAGTACCTCTTTTCGAGATAGCCTTTGCAAGATGTACAGTAGTCCTAATTCTTTCCTTTGTGTGGCTAAGGAGAAGTGGTCAACCAATATTTGGACCAACAAGTGCCAGGAAACTTTTTGTCTTAAGAGCTCTCAGTGGATGCATCTCGTTGCTGAGTTTCATTTACAG cATCCAGCGGCTCCCTGTATCTCAGGCTATCATATTGAGCTTTATTGCTCCAATTATGGCTTCAACTGTGGCTAGAGTCACGTTGCATGAGAAATTAAAAATTGCAGAAATTGGAG GTTTAGCTAGCAGTTTCTTCGGTGTGCTGTTTATTTTTCAACCAATGGTCAAAACACAAG GAGCTTTCCCAAGTTCGATAGAAGTGAGTGAATCTCACATCTTTGCTGTTCTGGTTGGCTTATTTTCATCTGTTGCTACTGGAGTCACCTACTGCCTTACGAGAGCAGGAGCCAAGGCAGCAGATCAACCTGT GCTTCCAGTTCTTGCATTTGCTCTGCTTGCTAGTCCTGCTACTGCGATATCTACTTTTGCCTTTGAA AACTTTGTACTCCCTAGTTTCTATTCTTTCCTTCTAATGGCTGTACTTGGTGTACTAGCTTTCTTTGCAGAG ATAACTTTAGCACGTGGACTTCAGCTTGAGAAAACCAGTAGAGTTGCCAATATCCTGTTCATTGAG GTTGCACTATCACAATTTCTTGGAATGGGCTCATCAAGAATCATTCCATCTTTTGGCAGATTAGTTGGATGTATAATTATCTTAATTTCAGCTTGTTGTACCATGTATATTGGACCTGAGAAAGAGATTGAATGA